One region of Rhizoctonia solani chromosome 9, complete sequence genomic DNA includes:
- a CDS encoding tyrosinase → MFSTARQVTLFWATLLLVLPGILSAPAKRTQCTNPRIRRNWNSLSQAQRDAFHKATKCLQTKPSIVESGGASKTLYDDYSYIHLITNQTIHKVGAFYPWHRYFLIMRERDLSECGYTEGIPYWDWTHDADSVSAFKRAKIFDPKTGFGRTGFPEGDNSTASCVENGPYAGMQMNIPEPHCLRRSFNLTSEMPGNWTSAVVKRIMDYPDYINFWNNTERIPHDHIHRAIGGDIRRQYSPNEPLFFVHHSQVDRLWTLWQGRNETRIWDYGGNTVQNVTTNTATLGDPMRFLGLAEDRPVESLMDTLSNGLCYRYDDEDTN, encoded by the exons ATGTTCTCAACAGCTCGACAAGTTACGCTCTTCTGGGCTACCCTTTTGCTCGTCCTTCCGGGTATTCTTTCGGCGCCAGCTAAGCGGACGCAATGCACTAATCCTCGCATTCGTCGCAACTGGAACAGTCTGTCACAGGCGCAGCGGGACGCTTTCCACAAGGCAACAAAATGTCTCCAAACTAAGCCTAGTATCGTTGAATCAGGGGGCGCGAGCAAGACGTTATATGATGATTACTCCTATATTCATCTCATAACTAATCAGACTA TTCACAAAGTTGGTGCATTCTATCCATGGCATCGCTACTTCCTTATTATGCGTGAAAGG GACCTGAGTGAATGCGGATACACTGAAGGAATTCCTTACTGGGACTGGACTCACGACGCTGATAGTGTGAGCGCCTTCAAGAGAGCGAAAATCTTTGACCCCAAGACTGGGTTTGGGAGAACGGGGTTCCCAGAAGGCGACAACTCGACGGCAAGCTGTGTTGAGAATGGGCCATATGCTGGCATGCAG ATGAACATTCCCGAACCTCATTGCTTGAGGCGCAGTTTCAATTTGACTAGTGAGATGCCTGGAAACTGGACCAGTGCTGTAGTGAAGAGGATTATGGACTATCCCGACTATATCAATTTTTGGAATAATACCGAAC GTATTCCCCATGATCACATACATCGTGCTATTGGAGGTGACATAAGGCGTCAATATTCTCCCAACGAACCTCTT TTCTTTGTCCACCACTCTCAGGTTGATCGTCTTTGGACGCTTTGGCAGGGTCGTAACGAGACCCGCATTTGGGATTACGGAGGAAACACCGTCCAGAATGTCACTACCAATACAGCCACATTGGGTGACCCGATGAGATTCTTAGGTCTTGCGGAGGACCGGCCTGTTGAGAGCTTGATGGACACGTTATCTAATGGGCTATGCTATAGG TATGACGATGAGGATACCAATTAA
- a CDS encoding Transposase family Tnp2 protein, with protein sequence MGLSTTGTLVKPSSSLVYTLNLYYVLKYNDHLPKHTVSRRTRRRCIDRIDSLHWRQAAHEQDVALGFWPSTSVSADPVPPSLNDSTLEDDLDIDLEPPPPQNHHDDDDTTLPTWGLPNHEAFDYGALNQESFQSDLELDDNSDFGVETAPQTPIYDPEMDWASDLGYTSANSRAASPTVGLNIDQIGNNLEDEAPQVPLTPDAPDLELNEETAQEPNIDTPMDCSELPDGLRVFKELLLKFSSDGNLTVTAAEAFLKTINMCLEKGLLQCGSESNPAHRLPMTLETLQRHAGDPPDIMNVYAKTIRHRGSRKVTYRYTPILQYAFGSVKRQLKSILERPGILEAINKHREYLRREGKPDNVLEDIQDGELWRNFQKGDTKFFENPHNIGLILMCDGFSPATRQGAASYSMGAISMCIANLPPDLRNRPENKILVGVTPGPHEPNVNTINNFLKPMVSELLELWKEGMSITHPDGTLEVVFAALVACACDTPAARKVGGFPGTGAQYPCTACWCLHKEFDRYDKKFPRRSRKEHKCASKAYKLLPNKTQKENFISADFQKDKPGGYWYSVLLRLPYWDPSTMVIVDPMHCLFLDNTTQTLWATASCLATIDLPIAIPILWDKVDISSVEQQTHKAWAKLKEAEEKKKAELRKGDKVTCNAAKARQRALTNTNPTTRPQKRQHTTRVGNQSGDSNSDLPLDACDVANLEQTKEVDADQRGFISWRLQDADGILFYQQLSNIYALAQSGLRGAEQMRPNHHGSSHLPEQIVRYGPMSQIWTYSDNIETSIACRASVLLKLAQIDAFYSAFVQAQPDIPIQQAAYKHGNAPVLELEVNPLREVKHRGCIFSMSSFCDSIIKAVVMENGQLAEQVGKIIDIWEHKQAISSTSSVSNTFVLVQWYKASPIFALQAVWLWTVDFPDANVEIYVPDQYLDWEAIIPVSNIQCHCAWMTVNIDNCPVWVAIGLDQE encoded by the exons ATGGGCCTGTCGACGACTGGGACTCTAGTAAAACCCTCGTCCAGTCTCGTGTATACGTTAAATCTGTACTACGTGCTCAAATACAACGATCATCTCCCTAAACACACTG TTTCTCGTCGTACACGTCGGCGATGCATTGATCGAATTGACAGTTTGCATTGGCGGCAGGCGGCGCACGAACAAGACGTAGCTCTTGGCTTCTGGCCTAGCACTTCTGTATCAGCGGATCCGGTGCCTCCTTCTCTCAATGACTCAACTCTGGAAGATGATCTGGATATTGACCTCGAACCGCCGCCACCTCAAAACCATCACGACGACGATGATACAACTCTGCCAACCTGGGGTCTGCCTAATCACGAAGCGTTCGACTATGGCGCGTTGAATCAAGAATCCTTCCAGAGTGACCTAGAGCTTGACGATAACAGTGACTTCGGAGTTGAGACTGCCCCCCAGACCCCAATATACGATCCTGAAATGGATTGGGCTTCTGACTTGGGCTACACGTCTG CAAACTCTCGAGCGGCCTCGCCCACCGTTGGGCTGAATATAGATCAGATAGGAAACAATCTTGAAGACGAGGCGCCTCAG GTCCCGCTTACCCCTGACGCTCCAGATTTGGAGTTGAATGAAGAAACAGCACAAGAGCCCAACATTGACACTCCGATGGATTGCAGCGAGTTACCTGATGGGCTGCGTGTATTCAAAGAGCTGTTACTCAAATTTTCGAGCGACGGTAACCTAACAGTTACGGCTGCAGAAGCTTTCCTGAAAACGATCAATATGTGTCTGGAGAAAGGCCTATTACAATGTGGCTCTGAGTCGAACCCAG CGCATCGACTACCAATGACGTTGGAGACACTACAGCGACATGCCGGCGATCCTCCCGACATTATGAATGTCTACGCT AAGACAATTCGGCACCGTGGTTCACGTAAAGTCACCTATCGCTACACGCCAATCCTACAATATGCATTTGGCTCTGTGAAGCGTCAGTTGAAGTCAATACTCGAACGTCCTGGAATCTTGGAAGCTATCAATAAGCACCGGGAATACCTTAGGAGAGAAGGCAAACCAGACAACGTACTCGAAGATATTCAAGATGGTGAGCTCTGGCGGAACTTTCAGAAGGGTGATACCAAGTTTTTCGAAAACCCTCACAACATCGGACTCATTTTGATGTGCGACGG CTTCTCACCTGCTACACGGCAGGGTGCCGCGTCGTACTCCATGGGTGCTATCAGCATGTGCATAGCTAACCTTCCACCTGATCTTCG AAACCGGCCGGAAAACAAAATTCTTGTTGGGGTAACACCTGGCCCACATGAGCCAAATGTCAACACAATAAATAACTTCTTGAAGCCAATGGTTTCTGAGTTACTTGAACTCTGGAAGGAGGGTATGTCTATAACTCATCCTG ACGGAACACTGGAAGTGGTCTTTGCTGCTCTAGTTGCATGTGCTTGCGATACGCCTGCCGCACGGAAGGTTGGTGGGTTTCCTGGCACAGGTGCTCAATATCCATGTACTGCGTGCTGGTGCTTGCATAAGGAGTTTGATAGATACGACAAAA AGTTTCCGCGTAGATCCAGAAAGGAGCATAAATGCGCATCCAAGGCATACAAACTGCTGCCTAATAAAACGCAGAAAGAAAACTTCATATCTGCAGATTTCCAGAAGGACAAGCCTGGTGGCTACTGGTACAGTGTGTTGCTACGCTTACCATACTGGGATCCTTCCACTATGGTTATAGTTGACCCTATGCACTGTTTATTCCTGG ACAATACAACCCAGACACTGTGGGCGACCGCCAGTTG TCTGGCAACAATTGACCTTCCAATAGCA ATTCCTATTCTATGGGATAAAGTTGATATCAGCAGTGTAGAGCAGCAAACACACAAGGCATGGGCAAAACTCAAAGAAGCAGAGGAAAAGAAGAAAGCTGAGCTGAGAAAAGGTGACAAAGTGACTTGTAACGCTGCAAAAGCCCGGCAGCGGGCCTTAACAAACACCAATCCAACTACACGCCCTCAAAAACGACAACATACCACTCGAGTTGGTAATCAGTCTGGTGATAGCAACTCAGATCTACCTTTGGATGCTTGTGATGTTGCTAATTTGGAACAAACCAAGGAGGTTGATGCTGACCAACGCGGGTTTATTTCTTGGAGGTTGCAGGACGCAGACGGAATACTCTTCTATCAACAGCTATCAAACATTTATGCTCTTGCACAGTCAGGT CTGCGTGGTGCTGAGCAAATGCGCCCAAACCATCATGGCAGCTCTCATCTCCCTGAGCAGATTGTAAGATACGGCCCAATGTCACAAATTTGGACATACTCCG ACAACATTGAAACTTCCATTGCTTGCCGCGCCTCTGTTTTGCTCAAACTCGCACAAATTGACGCATTTTACAGTGCTTTTGTGCAAGCTCAACCTGATATCCCAATTCAACAAGCAGCATACAAGCATGGAAACGCGCCTGTTCTTGAACTAGAGGTAAATCCTCTTCGAGAGGTGAAGCACAGAGGTTGTATTTTCAGTATGTCCTCTTTTTGCGACTCAATTATCAAGGCAGTTGTGATGGAAAATGGTCAACTTGCGGAGCAAGTAGGCAAAATTATCGACATTTGGGAACATAAGCAAGCTATTTCTTCAACTTCTAGTGTTTCAAACACCTTTGTACTTGTACAATGGTACAAGGCTTCACCAATCTTTGCTTTGCAAGCCGTTTGGCTATGGACTGTGGACTT CCCAGATGCCAATGTAGAAATATATGTCCCAGACCAATACCTAGACTGGGAAGCAATTATTCCTGTTAGCAATATTCAGTGTCATTGTGCTTGGATGACTGTGAATATTGACAATTGCCCTGTTTGGGTGGCAATTGGGCTGGACCAA GAGTGA